A section of the Callithrix jacchus isolate 240 chromosome 14, calJac240_pri, whole genome shotgun sequence genome encodes:
- the ADGRF3 gene encoding adhesion G-protein coupled receptor F3 isoform X4 translates to MPGDTLSLTLLLSQEATDLSWFLRHPRSPSPILLQPGTQVSVTSSQGQAALSITNMSSHWAGEYMSCFEAQGFRWSLHKVVKVTLKATDVARLPVRLSISCATSPGFQLSCCIPSTNLVYTVAWSPGEGSRAFSFNESGSECFVLAVQRCPAADTTYTCDLQSPGLAPLRVPIYITIIQDGDITCPEDFSVLTWNVTKAGHVAQAPCPESKRGTVRRLCRADGVWGPINSSCTDTRLLALFARAKLLQAGQGRPAEEVPQILAQLPGQAAEASSPSDLLILLSTMKYLANVVAKARIQLDRSVLKNLLITTDKVLDMDTGSLWTLAQARKPWAGSTLLLAVETLVCSLRPQDQPFAFSLPNVLLQSQLFGPTFPADYSISFSTQPPLQAQIPGHSLAPLVRNGTEISITSLVLRKLDHLLPSNYGQGLGDSLYATPGLVLVISIMAGDRAFSQGEVIMNFGNTDGSPHCVFWDHSLFQGKGGWSKEGCQAQAASASPTARCLCQHFTAFSVLMSPHAAPEEPALALLTQVGLGASILALLMCLGVYRLVWRVVVRNKVAYFRHAALLNMVLCLLAADTCFLGAPLLPPGPRSPLCLAAAFLCHFLYLATFFWMLAQALVLAHQLLFVFHQLPKHRVLPLMVLLGYLCPLGFAGVTLGLYLPQGQYLREGECWLDGKGGAFYTFVGPVLAIVGVNGLVLAMALLKLLRPSLSEGPPAEKRQALLGVIKALLILTPIFGLTWGLGLATLLEEVSTIPHYIFTILNTFQGVFILLFGCLMDRKVQEALRKRFCHAQAPNTTISLATNESYILEHSKGGSDTASYEERTTN, encoded by the exons ATGCCTGGCGACACGCTGAGTCTGACTCTCCTTCTGAGCCAGGAGGCCACTGACCTGAGCTGGTTCCTGAGGCACCCAAGGAGCCCCAGCCCTATCCTTCTGCAGCCAGGGACACAGGTTTCTGTGACTTCCAGCCAGGGCCAGGCTGCCCTCAGCATCACAAACATGTCCAGTCACTGGGCAG GTGAGTACATGAGCTGCTTCGAGGCCCAGGGCTTCAGGTGGAGCCTGCACAAGGTGGTGAAGGTGACTTTGAAGGCGACAGATGTGGCTCGACTTCCAGTCCGGCTGTCCATCTCCTGTGCCACCTCCCCTGGCTTCCAGCTGAGCTGCTGCATCCCCAGCACAAACCTGGTCTACACTGTGGCCTGGAGCCCCGGAGAGGGCAGCAGAG CCTTCTCCTTCAATGAGTCGGGCTCTGAGTGCTTTGTGCTGGCTGTTCAGCGCTGCCCGGCAGCCGACACCACGTATACTTGTGACCTGCAGAGTCCAGGCCTGGCTCCACTCAGGGTCCCCATCTACATCACCATCATCCAGG ATGGAGACATCACCTGCCCTGAGGACTTCTCGGTGCTTACCTGGAATGTCACCAAAGCTGGCCACGTGGCACAGGCACCATGTCCTGAGAGCAAGAGGGGCACAGTGAGGCGGCTCTGCAGGGCTGATGGAGTCTGGGGGCCCATTAACAGCAGCTGCACAGATACGAGGCTCCTGGCCCTGTTCGCTAGAGCCAAG CTGCTGCAGGCAGGCCAGGGCAGGCCTGCTGAGGAGGTGCCACAGATCTTGGCACAGCTGCCAGGGCAAGCGGCAGAGGCAAGTTCACCCTCTGACTTACTGATCCTGTTGAGCACCATGAAATACCTAGCCAACGTGGTGGCAAAGGCCAGAATACAGCTTGACCGCAGTGTCCTGAAG AATCTCCTGATTACCACAGACAAGGTCCTAGATATGGATACCGGTTCTCTGTGGACCCTGGCCCAAGCCCGGAAGCCCTGGGCAGGCTCAACTCTCCTGCTGGCGGTGGAGACCCTGGTGTGCAGCCTGCGTCCGCAGGACCAGCCCTTCGCCTTCAGCTTGCCCAATGTGCTGCTGCAGAGCCAGCTGTTCGGACCCACATTTCCTGCTGACTACAGCATCTCCTTCTCTACTCAGCCCCCGCTACAGGCACAGATTCCCGGGCACTCCCTGGCCCCACTGGTCCGTAACGGAACGGAAATAAGTATTACTAGCCTGGTGCTGCGAAAGCTGGACCACCTTCTGCCCTCAAACTATGGACAAGGGCTGGGGGATTCCCTCTATGCCACTCCCGGCCTGGTCCTTGTCATTTCCATCATGGCAGGTGACAGGGCCTTCAGCCAGGGAGAGGTCATCATGAACTTTGGGAACACAGAtggttcccctcactgtgtcttcTGGGATCACAGTCTCTTCCAGGGCAAGGGGGGTTGGTCCAAAGAAGGATGCCAGGCACAGGCGGCCAGTGCCAGCCCCACTGCTCGGTGCCTCTGCCAGCACTTCACTGCCTTCTCCGTCCTCATGTCCCCCCATGCTGCTCCGGAAGAACCTGCCCTGGCGCTGTTGACTCAGGTGGGCTTGGGGGCTTCCATCCTGGCGCTGCTCATGTGCCTGGGTGTGTACCGGCTGGTGTGGAGAGTCGTGGTGCGGAACAAAGTCGCCTATTTCCGCCACGCTGCCCTGCTCAACATGGTGCTCTGCTTGCTGGCTGCCGACACCTGCTTCCTGGGCGCccccctgctgcctcctgggccccGCAGCCCACTCTGCCTTGCTGCCGCCTTCCTCTGTCATTTCCTCTACCTGGCCACCTTTTTCTGGATGCTGGCACAGGCCCTGGTGTTGGCCCACCAGCTGCTCTTTGTCTTCCACCAGCTGCCCAAGCACCGAGTTCTCCCGCTGATGGTGCTCCTGGGCTACCTGTGCCCACTGGGGTTTGCGGGTGTCACCCTGGGGCTCTACCTCCCTCAAGGGCAGTACCTGAGGGAGGGGGAATGCTGGCTGGATGGGAAGGGAGGAGCGTTCTACACCTTCGTGGGGCCAGTGCTGGCCATCGTAGGCGTGAATGGACTGGTACTAGCCATGgccttgctgaagttgctgagACCTTCGCTGTCAGAGGGACCCCCAGCGGAGAAGCGCCAAGCCCTGCTGGGGGTGATCAAAGCCCTGCTCATTCTCACACCCATCTTTGGCCTTACTTGGGGGCTGGGCCTGGCCACTCTGTTAGAGGAAGTCTCCACGATCCCTCATTACATCTTCACCATTCTCAACACTTTCCAG GGTGTCTTCATCCTATTGTTTGGTTGCCTCATGGACAGGAAG GTACAAGAAGCTTTGCGCAAACGCTTCTGCCACGCCCAAGCCCCCAACACCACCATCTCCCTG GCCACAAATGAAAGCTATATCTTGGAACACAGTAAAGGCGGAAGTGACACTGCCAG TTATGAAGAAAGGACGACTAATTGA
- the ADGRF3 gene encoding adhesion G-protein coupled receptor F3 isoform X5, producing the protein MPGDTLSLTLLLSQEATDLSWFLRHPRSPSPILLQPGTQVSVTSSQGQAALSITNMSSHWAGEYMSCFEAQGFRWSLHKVVKVTLKATDVARLPVRLSISCATSPGFQLSCCIPSTNLVYTVAWSPGEGSRAFSFNESGSECFVLAVQRCPAADTTYTCDLQSPGLAPLRVPIYITIIQDGDITCPEDFSVLTWNVTKAGHVAQAPCPESKRGTVRRLCRADGVWGPINSSCTDTRLLALFARAKLLQAGQGRPAEEVPQILAQLPGQAAEASSPSDLLILLSTMKYLANVVAKARIQLDRSVLKNLLITTDKVLDMDTGSLWTLAQARKPWAGSTLLLAVETLVCSLRPQDQPFAFSLPNVLLQSQLFGPTFPADYSISFSTQPPLQAQIPGHSLAPLVRNGTEISITSLVLRKLDHLLPSNYGQGLGDSLYATPGLVLVISIMAGDRAFSQGEVIMNFGNTDGSPHCVFWDHSLFQGKGGWSKEGCQAQAASASPTARCLCQHFTAFSVLMSPHAAPEEPALALLTQVGLGASILALLMCLGVYRLVWRVVVRNKVAYFRHAALLNMVLCLLAADTCFLGAPLLPPGPRSPLCLAAAFLCHFLYLATFFWMLAQALVLAHQLLFVFHQLPKHRVLPLMVLLGYLCPLGFAGVTLGLYLPQGQYLREGECWLDGKGGAFYTFVGPVLAIVGVNGLVLAMALLKLLRPSLSEGPPAEKRQALLGVIKALLILTPIFGLTWGLGLATLLEEVSTIPHYIFTILNTFQGVFILLFGCLMDRKVQEALRKRFCHAQAPNTTISLL; encoded by the exons ATGCCTGGCGACACGCTGAGTCTGACTCTCCTTCTGAGCCAGGAGGCCACTGACCTGAGCTGGTTCCTGAGGCACCCAAGGAGCCCCAGCCCTATCCTTCTGCAGCCAGGGACACAGGTTTCTGTGACTTCCAGCCAGGGCCAGGCTGCCCTCAGCATCACAAACATGTCCAGTCACTGGGCAG GTGAGTACATGAGCTGCTTCGAGGCCCAGGGCTTCAGGTGGAGCCTGCACAAGGTGGTGAAGGTGACTTTGAAGGCGACAGATGTGGCTCGACTTCCAGTCCGGCTGTCCATCTCCTGTGCCACCTCCCCTGGCTTCCAGCTGAGCTGCTGCATCCCCAGCACAAACCTGGTCTACACTGTGGCCTGGAGCCCCGGAGAGGGCAGCAGAG CCTTCTCCTTCAATGAGTCGGGCTCTGAGTGCTTTGTGCTGGCTGTTCAGCGCTGCCCGGCAGCCGACACCACGTATACTTGTGACCTGCAGAGTCCAGGCCTGGCTCCACTCAGGGTCCCCATCTACATCACCATCATCCAGG ATGGAGACATCACCTGCCCTGAGGACTTCTCGGTGCTTACCTGGAATGTCACCAAAGCTGGCCACGTGGCACAGGCACCATGTCCTGAGAGCAAGAGGGGCACAGTGAGGCGGCTCTGCAGGGCTGATGGAGTCTGGGGGCCCATTAACAGCAGCTGCACAGATACGAGGCTCCTGGCCCTGTTCGCTAGAGCCAAG CTGCTGCAGGCAGGCCAGGGCAGGCCTGCTGAGGAGGTGCCACAGATCTTGGCACAGCTGCCAGGGCAAGCGGCAGAGGCAAGTTCACCCTCTGACTTACTGATCCTGTTGAGCACCATGAAATACCTAGCCAACGTGGTGGCAAAGGCCAGAATACAGCTTGACCGCAGTGTCCTGAAG AATCTCCTGATTACCACAGACAAGGTCCTAGATATGGATACCGGTTCTCTGTGGACCCTGGCCCAAGCCCGGAAGCCCTGGGCAGGCTCAACTCTCCTGCTGGCGGTGGAGACCCTGGTGTGCAGCCTGCGTCCGCAGGACCAGCCCTTCGCCTTCAGCTTGCCCAATGTGCTGCTGCAGAGCCAGCTGTTCGGACCCACATTTCCTGCTGACTACAGCATCTCCTTCTCTACTCAGCCCCCGCTACAGGCACAGATTCCCGGGCACTCCCTGGCCCCACTGGTCCGTAACGGAACGGAAATAAGTATTACTAGCCTGGTGCTGCGAAAGCTGGACCACCTTCTGCCCTCAAACTATGGACAAGGGCTGGGGGATTCCCTCTATGCCACTCCCGGCCTGGTCCTTGTCATTTCCATCATGGCAGGTGACAGGGCCTTCAGCCAGGGAGAGGTCATCATGAACTTTGGGAACACAGAtggttcccctcactgtgtcttcTGGGATCACAGTCTCTTCCAGGGCAAGGGGGGTTGGTCCAAAGAAGGATGCCAGGCACAGGCGGCCAGTGCCAGCCCCACTGCTCGGTGCCTCTGCCAGCACTTCACTGCCTTCTCCGTCCTCATGTCCCCCCATGCTGCTCCGGAAGAACCTGCCCTGGCGCTGTTGACTCAGGTGGGCTTGGGGGCTTCCATCCTGGCGCTGCTCATGTGCCTGGGTGTGTACCGGCTGGTGTGGAGAGTCGTGGTGCGGAACAAAGTCGCCTATTTCCGCCACGCTGCCCTGCTCAACATGGTGCTCTGCTTGCTGGCTGCCGACACCTGCTTCCTGGGCGCccccctgctgcctcctgggccccGCAGCCCACTCTGCCTTGCTGCCGCCTTCCTCTGTCATTTCCTCTACCTGGCCACCTTTTTCTGGATGCTGGCACAGGCCCTGGTGTTGGCCCACCAGCTGCTCTTTGTCTTCCACCAGCTGCCCAAGCACCGAGTTCTCCCGCTGATGGTGCTCCTGGGCTACCTGTGCCCACTGGGGTTTGCGGGTGTCACCCTGGGGCTCTACCTCCCTCAAGGGCAGTACCTGAGGGAGGGGGAATGCTGGCTGGATGGGAAGGGAGGAGCGTTCTACACCTTCGTGGGGCCAGTGCTGGCCATCGTAGGCGTGAATGGACTGGTACTAGCCATGgccttgctgaagttgctgagACCTTCGCTGTCAGAGGGACCCCCAGCGGAGAAGCGCCAAGCCCTGCTGGGGGTGATCAAAGCCCTGCTCATTCTCACACCCATCTTTGGCCTTACTTGGGGGCTGGGCCTGGCCACTCTGTTAGAGGAAGTCTCCACGATCCCTCATTACATCTTCACCATTCTCAACACTTTCCAG GGTGTCTTCATCCTATTGTTTGGTTGCCTCATGGACAGGAAG GTACAAGAAGCTTTGCGCAAACGCTTCTGCCACGCCCAAGCCCCCAACACCACCATCTCCCTG TTATGA